One genomic region from Spirulina subsalsa PCC 9445 encodes:
- a CDS encoding DUF751 family protein → MKDFWENVSRYPRYFITFTLGIFFSIFGWLKPLLKNPVSAIALFGIVFGGGMFVLLTLRGMLGLGGV, encoded by the coding sequence ATGAAGGATTTTTGGGAAAACGTCTCACGCTATCCTCGCTACTTTATCACCTTTACGTTAGGGATCTTTTTCTCCATTTTTGGCTGGTTAAAGCCCTTGTTGAAAAATCCGGTTAGTGCGATCGCCCTTTTCGGGATTGTTTTTGGGGGGGGGATGTTTGTCCTGCTCACCCTACGGGGAATGTTAGGACTAGGTGGGGTCTAG
- a CDS encoding DUF4327 family protein has translation MTVNTLPLVPQTAPIRYSIDLLQEEARQLVDQGYVSRQQPIYVLCQYIPAREWVGVEYELEQCDYLLRDRIGDLIGAEKWEND, from the coding sequence ATGACTGTCAACACCTTACCGCTCGTCCCGCAAACTGCACCCATCCGCTACTCTATTGATTTGCTCCAAGAAGAAGCCCGTCAATTAGTAGATCAGGGATATGTTAGCCGCCAACAACCGATTTATGTGTTGTGCCAATACATTCCGGCTCGGGAATGGGTTGGTGTGGAATATGAGTTAGAACAGTGTGATTACTTGCTGCGCGATCGCATTGGCGATTTAATTGGCGCGGAAAAATGGGAAAACGATTAA
- a CDS encoding sulfite exporter TauE/SafE family protein → MLDHSLLLLLGGLLSGLLAGLLGIGGGVILVPILVALNYQPVQATATSTLAILLTSTSGSIQNWRMGYLDFRRVLALEGPALITAQLGVFIGDRIAPYLLLAAFGALLWLNIYLVTLRKKLVQQAPDQRITPRISPLVARLGTGAAAGLLAGLFGIGGGVIMVPFQILLLGEPIKIAIQTSLGVIVITTFSACLGHAYYGNVLWIPGLLLGTGGLIGAQISTRFLPRLPDRVVDLCFRSLLALLSLYFFWRAWNVYPG, encoded by the coding sequence ATGCTAGATCATAGCTTGCTTCTGCTTTTGGGGGGCTTACTCTCAGGACTATTAGCCGGATTGTTGGGCATTGGGGGGGGTGTGATTCTCGTTCCCATCCTCGTCGCTTTAAATTACCAGCCCGTCCAAGCCACCGCCACCAGTACCCTCGCCATTCTCTTAACGTCCACCTCCGGCAGTATCCAAAATTGGCGCATGGGGTACCTCGATTTCCGCCGCGTCTTAGCCTTAGAAGGCCCCGCTTTAATCACCGCCCAACTGGGGGTATTTATTGGCGATCGCATTGCCCCCTACCTCCTCCTTGCCGCCTTTGGCGCTCTCCTCTGGCTCAATATCTACCTTGTCACCCTCCGCAAAAAACTGGTTCAACAAGCCCCCGATCAGAGAATCACCCCCCGGATTTCCCCCCTCGTTGCCCGTTTAGGCACAGGGGCCGCCGCCGGACTCCTTGCGGGCTTATTCGGCATCGGCGGCGGGGTGATCATGGTTCCCTTCCAAATTTTGTTACTAGGAGAACCGATTAAAATTGCCATTCAAACTAGCCTAGGAGTCATTGTCATTACCACCTTTTCCGCCTGTTTAGGTCATGCTTACTATGGCAATGTGTTATGGATTCCCGGCCTATTATTAGGGACTGGTGGGTTAATCGGCGCACAGATTAGCACCCGGTTTTTACCCCGCCTCCCCGATCGAGTGGTTGATCTTTGTTTTCGTTCCCTTTTAGCCCTTTTATCCCTTTACTTTTTTTGGCGCGCTTGGAATGTTTATCCCGGTTAA
- the rbfA gene encoding 30S ribosome-binding factor RbfA — protein sequence MATSRRVSRVSSLIKREVSQLLFNGIKDDRVGAGMVSVTDVDVSGDLQHAKIFVSIYGTDEARAETMAGLKSSTSYVRRELGHRIRLRRTPEVIFLEDRSIERGDRMLNLLNQINQNHPEEEFEAEFEEGDEWGEEE from the coding sequence ATGGCTACCAGTCGTCGTGTTTCTCGCGTTTCCTCGCTGATTAAACGCGAAGTTAGCCAGTTATTATTTAATGGCATCAAAGATGACCGTGTAGGAGCAGGCATGGTCAGCGTCACCGATGTAGATGTGTCGGGGGACTTACAACACGCCAAGATTTTTGTCAGTATTTACGGCACCGACGAAGCTAGGGCCGAAACGATGGCGGGGTTAAAATCCTCCACCAGTTACGTCCGCCGGGAACTGGGACACCGCATCCGTTTAAGACGAACTCCAGAGGTGATTTTTCTCGAAGATCGTTCCATTGAACGGGGAGATCGGATGTTGAATTTACTCAACCAGATTAATCAAAATCACCCCGAAGAGGAGTTTGAGGCGGAATTTGAGGAGGGCGACGAGTGGGGTGAGGAGGAATAA
- a CDS encoding glycoside hydrolase family 3 N-terminal domain-containing protein, translating into MPHPSLIEQIGQMIVVRASGHWFDQQIRYPIWEATAAQLEDWLSRLNVGGVILLGGTAVELAVRSQQLQAWAKTPLLLAADIEEGVGHRFPGATWFPPPMTLSAIPDPQFAQNYARQMGKITAQEAVALGLNWLLGPVVDVNNNPENPVINVRAFGQTREQVEALTSAFIAGCQEYPILTTAKHFPGHGDTAMDSHITLPVLPHSAERLAELELPPFQRAIAAGVDAVMTAHLLIPAWDTESPATLSGPILTGQLRHKLGFEGLIVTDALVMAGVAQFAAAEEVCIRAVEAGADILLMPPHPEIALAGILRAVEGGRITPSRIQESWQRIQRAKEKLGLFSPPKAQGAGISLDLSLVATPEATATVEEILRESMQWGGDLPYNVPPIPHGGLNLLLVGDRFKCQDILTEQAPAIVAPRRLGYSPYCVDQELLSTFSCPEDIPLILQVFIRGNPFRGHAGLTPKIEELLKRLLRNQQIKALALYGSPYLLDWFHHHQPSDLPWVFSYGQMPLAQGLACNILLSAKASVGQEIQAFI; encoded by the coding sequence ATGCCCCACCCTTCCCTGATTGAACAAATTGGACAGATGATCGTGGTGCGGGCTTCTGGTCATTGGTTTGACCAACAAATCCGTTACCCCATCTGGGAAGCCACCGCCGCCCAGTTAGAAGATTGGTTAAGCCGTCTCAATGTGGGCGGTGTGATTTTGTTAGGGGGGACGGCGGTAGAGTTGGCTGTGCGATCGCAACAACTCCAAGCCTGGGCGAAAACCCCCCTACTCTTGGCGGCGGATATTGAGGAAGGAGTCGGCCATCGGTTCCCCGGTGCGACGTGGTTTCCTCCCCCCATGACCCTCAGCGCCATCCCCGATCCCCAGTTCGCTCAAAACTATGCCCGCCAAATGGGGAAAATCACCGCCCAAGAAGCCGTCGCCTTGGGCTTAAATTGGCTTCTTGGCCCGGTGGTAGATGTGAATAATAACCCCGAGAATCCGGTGATTAATGTCCGGGCATTTGGGCAAACTCGGGAACAGGTGGAAGCCCTGACCTCGGCCTTTATCGCCGGGTGTCAAGAGTACCCCATTTTGACCACCGCCAAGCACTTCCCCGGTCACGGCGACACCGCGATGGACTCCCATATTACCCTGCCCGTCCTCCCCCACAGTGCCGAACGTTTGGCCGAGTTGGAACTTCCCCCCTTCCAGCGCGCCATCGCGGCCGGAGTTGATGCCGTGATGACCGCTCATCTCCTGATTCCCGCCTGGGATACCGAGTCCCCCGCCACCCTCTCTGGGCCTATCCTCACGGGTCAATTGCGGCACAAACTGGGCTTTGAAGGGTTGATCGTCACTGATGCCCTGGTCATGGCGGGTGTAGCCCAATTTGCCGCCGCCGAGGAGGTTTGTATTCGGGCCGTGGAGGCCGGAGCCGATATCCTCCTGATGCCCCCCCATCCAGAAATCGCCCTCGCTGGGATTTTGCGCGCCGTTGAAGGGGGACGAATTACTCCCAGTCGCATTCAAGAGTCTTGGCAGCGCATTCAACGAGCGAAGGAAAAACTGGGGTTATTTTCCCCCCCCAAGGCTCAGGGGGCGGGAATTTCCCTAGATTTAAGCCTCGTAGCCACCCCCGAAGCAACGGCAACGGTGGAAGAAATTCTACGGGAGTCTATGCAGTGGGGGGGAGATTTACCCTATAACGTGCCGCCCATTCCTCATGGCGGGCTGAATTTGTTGTTAGTGGGCGATCGCTTTAAGTGTCAGGATATCCTCACCGAACAAGCCCCCGCCATTGTTGCGCCCCGACGCTTAGGTTATAGTCCCTACTGTGTGGATCAGGAACTTTTGTCTACCTTCTCTTGTCCAGAAGATATCCCCCTGATTTTACAGGTGTTTATTCGGGGTAATCCGTTCCGAGGCCATGCGGGCTTAACCCCAAAAATCGAGGAATTATTGAAAAGATTGTTAAGAAACCAGCAAATTAAAGCCCTGGCTCTTTACGGTAGTCCGTATCTGCTCGATTGGTTTCATCACCACCAGCCCTCCGATTTACCCTGGGTCTTTTCCTATGGTCAGATGCCCCTAGCCCAAGGTTTAGCTTGTAACATTTTATTAAGTGCTAAAGCATCCGTTGGACAAGAGATTCAGGCGTTTATATAA